One window of the Archangium primigenium genome contains the following:
- a CDS encoding ATP-binding cassette domain-containing protein: MKTPAPGDAPSPVLSVQSLHKRYGDRSAVDGLSFEVGRREIVGLLGGNGAGKTTTINMVLGILEPSAGTILIEGLDLMRRRTQALAHTNFAAIYAPLPGNLTVRQNLRVFGMLYGVKGLSARIEELLVRFDLVRFGDTKSGVLSSGEQTRLTLAKAMLNEPRLLLLDEPTASLDPATARDIRARIRDFASQGEGGVLWTSHNMYEVEEVCDRVLIVSRGKLVLQGDPRALPAQYGKATLEELFIAVAREPDVLEQAEARS, translated from the coding sequence GTGAAGACGCCCGCACCTGGTGACGCCCCCTCCCCTGTCCTGTCGGTCCAGTCGCTGCACAAGCGCTACGGGGACCGCTCCGCCGTGGATGGCCTGTCCTTCGAGGTGGGTCGGCGGGAGATCGTCGGGCTGCTCGGCGGCAACGGCGCGGGCAAGACGACCACCATCAACATGGTGCTCGGCATCCTCGAGCCCAGCGCGGGCACCATCCTCATCGAGGGCCTGGACCTGATGCGCCGGCGCACCCAGGCGCTCGCGCACACCAACTTCGCCGCCATCTACGCGCCCCTGCCCGGCAACCTCACCGTGCGGCAGAACCTGCGCGTCTTCGGGATGCTCTACGGCGTGAAGGGGCTCTCCGCGCGCATCGAGGAGCTGCTCGTGCGCTTCGACCTCGTGCGCTTCGGCGACACGAAGAGCGGCGTGCTGTCCTCGGGCGAGCAGACGCGGCTGACGCTGGCCAAGGCCATGCTCAACGAGCCCCGACTGCTGCTGCTCGACGAGCCCACCGCCTCGTTGGACCCGGCCACGGCGCGGGACATCCGCGCGCGCATCCGCGACTTCGCCTCCCAGGGCGAGGGCGGCGTGCTGTGGACGTCCCACAACATGTACGAGGTCGAGGAGGTGTGTGACCGGGTGCTCATCGTCTCGCGCGGCAAGCTGGTGCTGCAGGGAGACCCGCGGGCCCTGCCCGCCCAGTACGGCAAGGCGACCCTGGAGGAGCTGTTCATCGCCGTGGCGCGCGAGCCGGACGTGCTGGAGCAGGCGGAGGCGCGGTCATGA
- the tmk gene encoding dTMP kinase: MFIDFEGIDGSGKTTLSNLLAARLGRLGYKVAHAREGGELASPIARRIRDLTRDSTLLEMGARTEFFLNLARDAQQLEEIIAPSLARGEVCISDRYLYSQLALTGGGRGLPPDALEAPCELASQGVWPDLVILVDVEPELARLRKRLGKSQSGRAADSDSRKGLAGAGLAVRMRETFRAMAQRDPSRWIILENNDVPLHVLEQRLVDAVVARLQGREAVPLLQAPRRATNVPESLDAVEEHFLRALDEVETREPQLATWLLGGVPGLSAHQRRLACVERFPGLTVRGLVGLEDEPAWALREMLTEVVPRDVAQSLGASPAPQAMALRDRLSTEAPAEVLAGLKRNDSAQAWSLREWGLREGHLTHVLCGLAGLEDETAWGVRELGLKRGLFSDVARSLAGLGSERADALRQELLGRARLAVLRSTDGLDTPFARELRFALENKARKVVLRSITGLDTEEAWVLRERGAPLTKEALDSVDGMDDARAWRLRESFVDRWPSTVVSSLRGLPLTERVETLVLGALERTGSRLPVLHKAYHLVAAAHTATLPRERPAPRALDGDVARPPL; this comes from the coding sequence GTGTTCATCGACTTCGAAGGCATTGACGGCAGCGGAAAGACGACCTTGTCCAACCTCCTCGCGGCGCGGCTCGGCCGGCTGGGCTACAAGGTCGCCCATGCGCGCGAGGGCGGCGAGCTGGCCTCGCCCATCGCCCGGCGCATCCGCGATCTCACGCGCGACTCCACCCTCTTGGAGATGGGCGCGCGCACCGAGTTCTTCCTCAACCTGGCGCGCGACGCGCAGCAGCTCGAGGAGATCATCGCCCCGTCGCTCGCGCGCGGCGAGGTGTGCATCAGCGACCGCTACCTCTACTCCCAGCTCGCCCTGACCGGGGGCGGGCGCGGCCTGCCACCCGACGCCCTCGAGGCGCCGTGTGAGCTGGCCTCCCAGGGCGTGTGGCCGGACCTGGTCATCCTCGTGGACGTGGAGCCGGAGCTCGCCCGGCTGCGCAAGCGCCTGGGCAAGAGCCAGTCCGGACGCGCCGCGGACTCCGACAGCCGCAAGGGCCTGGCGGGCGCGGGGCTCGCCGTGCGCATGCGCGAGACCTTCCGCGCCATGGCCCAGCGCGACCCCTCGCGCTGGATCATCCTGGAGAACAACGACGTGCCCCTGCACGTGCTGGAGCAGCGGCTGGTGGACGCGGTGGTGGCCCGGCTCCAGGGCCGCGAGGCCGTGCCCCTCCTCCAGGCGCCCCGCCGCGCGACGAACGTGCCGGAGAGCCTGGACGCCGTGGAGGAGCACTTCCTCCGGGCGCTGGACGAGGTGGAGACGCGCGAGCCCCAGCTCGCCACGTGGCTGCTCGGCGGCGTGCCCGGTCTCTCCGCGCACCAGCGGCGGCTGGCCTGTGTGGAGCGCTTCCCGGGCCTCACGGTGCGCGGCCTCGTTGGCCTGGAGGACGAGCCGGCCTGGGCCCTGCGCGAGATGCTCACGGAGGTGGTGCCCCGGGACGTGGCCCAGAGCCTGGGCGCCTCGCCCGCGCCCCAGGCCATGGCCCTGCGCGATCGGCTGAGCACCGAGGCGCCCGCGGAGGTGCTCGCGGGCCTCAAGCGCAACGACTCGGCCCAGGCCTGGTCCCTGCGCGAGTGGGGCCTGCGCGAGGGGCACCTGACCCACGTGCTGTGTGGCCTCGCGGGCCTGGAGGACGAGACGGCCTGGGGCGTGCGGGAGCTCGGCCTCAAGCGGGGCCTGTTCTCGGACGTGGCGCGCAGCCTCGCGGGCCTGGGCTCGGAGCGCGCGGACGCGCTGCGCCAGGAGCTCTTGGGCCGGGCGCGGCTGGCGGTGCTGCGCAGCACGGATGGCCTGGACACCCCGTTCGCCCGCGAGCTGCGCTTCGCGCTGGAGAACAAGGCGCGCAAGGTGGTGCTGCGCTCCATCACCGGGCTGGACACGGAGGAGGCCTGGGTGCTGCGCGAGCGTGGCGCCCCGCTCACCAAGGAGGCCCTGGACTCGGTGGACGGCATGGACGACGCGCGCGCCTGGCGGCTGCGCGAGAGCTTCGTGGACCGCTGGCCGTCCACGGTGGTGTCGTCGCTGCGCGGGCTGCCCCTCACCGAGCGTGTGGAAACGCTCGTCCTGGGTGCCCTGGAGCGGACAGGCAGCCGTCTGCCGGTGCTCCACAAGGCCTATCACCTCGTCGCCGCGGCGCACACTGCTACACTGCCGCGTGAACGCCCGGCGCCGAGAGCCCTCGACGGCGACGTCGCCCGGCCCCCGCTCTGA
- a CDS encoding myxosortase-dependent M36 family metallopeptidase, which yields MRRLFTQLSSLALVLTGTGAAARPLPNYEAIQDVKPMFRTGAGFQPAAGMNPRVAHMDERRGQPSFVWVHKGDATPQRAQFTRMAPEKAALAQLEEHAPLYGLRSFQNTGAKVTSVSRNTQGVTVVTLAQDVDGVEVFRQSLKLLLNAHNELVAISGALSPHVSSTTSAARTRFSLDAASAIARAYEDLTGQALDASLLTAMGRAQADDGLYTHYQLASYARPLAEGLIVPARARRVLYPMPDALVPAYYLELNTGSMKSTESDYYAYVVSAVDGQLLSRINLTAHADFSYRAWADTTPPYTPKDGPSGNSSTPHPTGVPGTYTAPGFEPRSLITLQNIPFSRNDPWLPAGAVETTGNNVDAYADLSEPDGFNAGDLRPGVTAPGVFDFSFDATIQPSANATQIAAATTQLFFVNNWLHDWFYDSGFDEASGNAQSSNFGRGGREKDPIAAQAQDYSGRNNANMSTPADGASPRMQMYLFDGRQNAKLTAHAPASVAGDYTVGVAGAFGPQVFDTTGDVVVAQDDTAPASDGCTPLVNGAEVTGKIALIDRGSCDFTIKVTNAQNAGAIGVIIADNVAGPAVGLGGASTTITIPTLRITLADGNKLRATIPGLSVSLKRAAVLDLDGTVDNAIVAHEWGHYISNRLVQNSAGLTNNQGRSMGEGWGDFHSLLMVVRAEDINVATNANWSGVYGMAEYATRGSSQDSTYFGIRRVGYSTDMTKNALTFRHIANGQALPTTAPIVVNSNANSQFHNSGEIWATMLWECYASLLRAHPFADAQARMKSYLVNGYKMTPAAPTYLEARDAVIASAYANDPADGERLWRAFAKRGAGVGAVAPDRLSTTHVGVVESYAVGADLAIVSISLADDVDATSCDHDGILDNGETGRLRIVVRNSGSQPATRASATVFSGSKGVTVGNGGTVAIPTIPVGGTAEAFIPVSLNGASTAQRLDFSVAARDEQQAIPGDRTASLATRGNYNESPASSAKETVDAQTPPWTFENDPTLSASNFRVVRPAADLNGYFFGPNEGAPTDLRLITPALNVGTAAFTVTFRHAYDFEQDTTVTPADYYDGAVIELTQDDGQTWVDIGTSLYKGALYNDDASYPSNRNPLKGRQAIVGQSAGFPALTTATLNLGTTYAGKTVRIRFRIGTDNGAAANGWLLDDLDFGGLTNKPFTTLVAQPASCVTSRPPVVSAGANKTVDERTAVTLTGSAYSPTNKPLTYAWTQKSGPSVTLSGANTLTASFTAPDVAADTDLVFELSASDGTASATSSVTVRVLNLNRAPSVNAGLDALVDERAAVTLMGSASDEDGDPLTYRWFQTAGTPVALRGATSLSASFTAPEVSSSETLTFTLWVSDGKTSATDSVNVVVQNVNRAPELLVLDVTADERTTIHLDAIGYDTDGDTLSYAWTQKSGPTVTLAGQNTAHASFEAGEVSADTEFTFEVSVNDGTASATTTVKVLVRNVNRAPTAVAGDGATVNSGATFQLNGGASSDPDGDALSYEWTQVGGPWATIEGANTATPSITAPTLTADAELRFSLVVKDGSLSSAASIVSVTVKGTPPTGGGSGGDKGGCSATGAGAPMSLLGLGLLGLLRRRRMN from the coding sequence GTGAGAAGGTTGTTCACACAATTGTCGAGTCTGGCGTTGGTGCTGACCGGCACTGGCGCCGCTGCCCGTCCCCTGCCGAACTACGAGGCGATCCAGGACGTCAAGCCCATGTTCCGCACGGGCGCGGGCTTCCAGCCGGCGGCGGGGATGAACCCGCGCGTCGCGCACATGGACGAGCGCCGCGGTCAGCCCAGCTTCGTTTGGGTCCACAAGGGTGACGCCACGCCCCAGCGCGCGCAGTTCACGCGCATGGCGCCCGAGAAGGCCGCGCTCGCGCAGCTCGAGGAGCACGCGCCGCTCTACGGCCTGCGGTCCTTCCAGAACACGGGCGCGAAGGTCACGTCCGTGAGCCGCAACACCCAGGGCGTCACGGTGGTCACCCTGGCGCAGGACGTGGACGGCGTGGAGGTGTTCCGCCAGTCCCTCAAGTTGCTGCTCAACGCGCACAACGAGCTGGTGGCCATCTCCGGCGCGCTGTCCCCCCACGTGTCGAGCACCACCTCCGCCGCGCGCACCCGCTTCTCGCTGGACGCGGCCTCGGCCATCGCCCGGGCCTACGAGGATCTGACGGGCCAGGCGCTGGACGCGAGCCTGCTCACCGCCATGGGCCGCGCCCAGGCGGACGACGGTCTCTACACCCACTACCAGCTCGCCTCCTACGCGCGGCCGCTGGCCGAGGGGCTGATCGTCCCGGCGCGCGCCCGGCGCGTGCTCTACCCGATGCCCGACGCGCTGGTGCCGGCCTACTACCTGGAGCTGAACACCGGCAGCATGAAGTCCACGGAGTCGGACTACTACGCCTACGTGGTGTCCGCGGTGGACGGCCAGCTGCTCTCGCGCATCAACCTCACGGCGCACGCGGACTTCTCCTACCGCGCCTGGGCGGACACCACGCCGCCCTACACGCCCAAGGACGGTCCCTCGGGCAACAGCTCCACGCCCCACCCCACGGGCGTTCCGGGCACCTACACCGCGCCCGGCTTCGAGCCGCGCTCGCTCATCACCCTGCAGAACATCCCCTTCAGCCGCAATGATCCCTGGCTGCCGGCCGGCGCCGTGGAGACCACGGGCAACAACGTGGACGCCTACGCGGACCTGAGCGAGCCGGACGGCTTCAACGCGGGCGACCTGCGCCCCGGTGTCACCGCGCCGGGCGTGTTCGACTTCTCGTTCGACGCCACGATCCAGCCCTCGGCCAACGCGACGCAGATCGCCGCGGCCACCACGCAGCTGTTCTTCGTCAACAACTGGCTGCACGACTGGTTCTACGACTCGGGCTTCGACGAGGCGTCGGGCAACGCGCAGAGCAGCAACTTCGGCCGGGGCGGTCGGGAGAAGGATCCCATCGCCGCCCAGGCGCAGGACTACAGCGGCCGCAACAACGCCAACATGTCCACGCCGGCCGACGGTGCGTCGCCGCGCATGCAGATGTACCTCTTCGACGGGCGCCAGAACGCCAAGCTCACGGCGCACGCGCCGGCGAGCGTCGCGGGGGACTACACCGTGGGCGTGGCGGGCGCGTTCGGCCCCCAGGTGTTCGACACCACGGGTGACGTGGTCGTCGCCCAGGACGACACGGCGCCGGCCTCGGACGGCTGCACGCCGCTCGTCAATGGCGCGGAGGTGACGGGGAAGATCGCCCTCATCGACCGTGGCAGCTGCGACTTCACGATCAAGGTGACGAACGCGCAGAACGCGGGCGCCATCGGCGTCATCATCGCGGACAACGTGGCGGGCCCCGCGGTGGGCCTGGGTGGCGCGTCCACCACCATCACCATCCCCACGCTGCGCATCACGCTGGCGGACGGCAACAAGCTGCGCGCCACCATCCCCGGCCTGTCGGTGAGCCTCAAGCGCGCCGCGGTGCTCGACCTGGATGGCACGGTGGACAACGCCATCGTGGCGCACGAGTGGGGCCACTACATCAGCAACCGGCTCGTGCAGAACTCCGCCGGTCTGACGAACAACCAGGGCCGCTCCATGGGCGAGGGCTGGGGTGACTTCCACTCCCTGCTGATGGTCGTGCGCGCGGAGGACATCAACGTCGCGACCAACGCCAACTGGAGCGGTGTCTACGGCATGGCCGAGTACGCCACGCGCGGCTCGTCCCAGGACAGCACCTACTTCGGCATCCGCCGCGTCGGCTACTCGACGGACATGACGAAGAACGCGCTCACCTTCCGGCACATCGCCAACGGCCAGGCGCTGCCCACCACGGCGCCCATCGTCGTCAACAGCAACGCCAACTCCCAGTTCCACAACTCGGGTGAGATCTGGGCCACCATGCTGTGGGAGTGCTACGCGTCGCTCTTGCGTGCCCATCCGTTCGCGGACGCCCAGGCGCGCATGAAGAGCTACCTGGTCAACGGCTACAAGATGACGCCCGCGGCCCCCACCTACCTGGAGGCGCGTGACGCGGTCATCGCCTCCGCCTACGCGAACGATCCCGCGGACGGCGAGCGGCTGTGGCGCGCGTTCGCCAAGCGCGGCGCCGGCGTGGGCGCCGTGGCCCCGGACCGCCTCTCCACGACCCACGTGGGCGTGGTGGAGAGCTACGCGGTGGGCGCGGACCTGGCCATCGTCTCGATCTCGCTCGCGGACGACGTGGACGCCACCTCGTGCGACCACGACGGCATCCTCGACAACGGCGAGACGGGCCGCCTGCGCATCGTCGTGCGCAACTCCGGCTCCCAGCCCGCCACGCGCGCCTCGGCCACGGTGTTCTCCGGCAGCAAGGGCGTGACCGTGGGCAACGGCGGCACGGTGGCCATCCCCACCATCCCGGTGGGCGGCACGGCCGAGGCCTTCATCCCGGTGTCGCTCAACGGCGCCTCGACCGCCCAGCGCCTGGACTTCTCCGTCGCCGCGCGTGACGAGCAGCAGGCCATCCCGGGCGACCGCACGGCCAGCCTGGCCACCCGCGGCAACTACAACGAGTCGCCCGCGAGCAGCGCCAAGGAGACGGTGGACGCCCAGACGCCGCCGTGGACCTTCGAGAACGATCCCACGCTGAGCGCCTCGAACTTCCGCGTGGTGCGTCCGGCCGCGGACCTCAACGGCTACTTCTTCGGGCCGAACGAGGGCGCGCCGACCGACCTGCGCCTCATCACCCCCGCGCTCAACGTGGGCACCGCCGCCTTCACCGTCACCTTCCGTCACGCCTACGACTTCGAGCAGGACACCACGGTCACCCCGGCGGACTACTACGACGGCGCCGTCATCGAGCTGACCCAGGACGACGGCCAGACGTGGGTGGACATCGGCACCTCGCTGTACAAAGGCGCGCTGTACAACGACGACGCTTCCTACCCGAGCAACCGCAACCCCCTCAAGGGGCGCCAGGCCATCGTGGGCCAGAGCGCGGGCTTCCCCGCCCTCACCACCGCCACGCTCAACCTGGGCACCACCTACGCGGGCAAGACGGTGCGCATCCGCTTCCGCATCGGCACGGACAACGGCGCCGCGGCCAACGGCTGGCTGCTGGATGACCTCGACTTCGGTGGCCTCACCAACAAGCCCTTCACCACCCTGGTGGCCCAGCCCGCCTCGTGCGTGACCAGCCGTCCCCCGGTGGTGTCGGCCGGCGCCAACAAGACCGTGGACGAGCGCACCGCCGTGACGCTCACGGGCAGCGCCTACTCGCCCACCAACAAGCCCCTCACCTACGCCTGGACGCAGAAGTCCGGTCCCTCGGTGACGCTCTCGGGCGCCAACACCCTCACCGCGTCCTTCACCGCGCCCGACGTGGCGGCGGACACGGACCTGGTGTTCGAGCTCTCCGCGAGCGACGGCACCGCCTCGGCCACCAGCAGCGTCACCGTGCGCGTGCTGAACCTCAACCGCGCGCCCTCCGTCAACGCGGGCCTCGACGCCCTCGTCGATGAGCGCGCGGCCGTCACCCTCATGGGCTCGGCGAGCGACGAGGACGGCGACCCCCTCACCTACCGCTGGTTCCAGACGGCGGGCACGCCCGTGGCCCTGCGCGGCGCCACGTCGCTGAGCGCCTCGTTCACCGCCCCCGAGGTCTCCAGCTCCGAGACGCTCACCTTCACCCTGTGGGTGAGCGACGGCAAGACGAGCGCCACGGACTCCGTCAACGTGGTGGTCCAGAACGTCAACCGCGCGCCCGAGCTGCTGGTGCTCGACGTGACGGCGGACGAGCGCACCACGATCCACCTGGACGCCATCGGCTACGACACCGACGGCGACACGCTCTCCTACGCCTGGACGCAGAAGTCCGGTCCCACGGTGACGCTCGCCGGTCAGAACACCGCCCACGCCTCCTTCGAGGCCGGTGAGGTGTCCGCCGACACCGAGTTCACCTTCGAGGTGAGCGTGAACGACGGCACGGCGTCCGCCACCACCACGGTGAAGGTGCTCGTGCGCAACGTGAACCGCGCGCCCACGGCCGTCGCGGGTGACGGGGCCACGGTCAACTCCGGCGCCACGTTCCAGCTCAATGGCGGCGCCAGCTCGGATCCCGACGGCGATGCCCTGAGCTACGAGTGGACGCAGGTGGGTGGCCCCTGGGCCACGATCGAGGGGGCGAACACCGCCACCCCGAGCATCACCGCGCCCACGCTGACCGCGGACGCCGAGCTGCGCTTCAGCCTGGTGGTGAAGGACGGCTCGCTGTCGAGCGCCGCCTCCATCGTCTCCGTCACCGTCAAGGGCACTCCCCCGACGGGTGGCGGCTCCGGTGGTGACAAGGGTGGCTGCTCGGCCACTGGCGCGGGTGCCCCGATGAGCCTGCTCGGCCTCGGGTTGCTCGGCCTGCTGCGCCGCCGTCGCATGAACTGA
- a CDS encoding M16 family metallopeptidase, translating into MRLAVPLCLLLTACASLPPRGQLAMRDVQFPVRDLRYASGLRILVEQDSRRPVVAIVTLVGSGGAGDPKGKEGLAHLVEHLTFRAHAEQRPSRWGQLEAAGAGRLNAYTSFDTTVYHEVAPRESLGDLLRLEGERLSQPLQGVSPETFAVEREVVRNELRERNETRFIGQVFSAIQHASFPGEHPYSRPIVGTHASLTALTLADAQAFTRAHYRPENTTMVIVGDVDPTTIDQLIAQHVPARLLGEGLLDITPDKRLPDEPPAVPLNPSTEIVELEAAVPSPELYLGWTLPRGYDDASYMHDFLEGVAPSVLSRAIREDGDIAGLASYVIPGRHASLFVVRVILNSGEHPEKSTERVLNQLQNLWDGQIASRNGLDYRMFVLTGLALQAEDVMSRAVSRAERTHFSLDARAFSRSLAATAKVDSTRISRFAYDYLRRERARVVRVRPLKGAAATANATGPVAPLSVDEDVRGQAPLTPMPSVSAFRTARLDNGLEVVIGSTPGLPLATVHVRMHGGTATSEPLGVGLLGDALVSPDSFLQGHASDFGLHSRSTVDTDHTTFGFSGAAGNLPNMLAMTAEQLSWMETENDYVVSFQDLFLPYLEKFEASAESRATRAFRAALHPQHPYGRTALAADLRKLDKGDIDDWIARTYRPANAVVVIVGELDLDATEKQVRTWLSDWKGKAGAPLQVPPSEAGPARRVQFVRTHSPGATQASIFWGCPLPSADPAAEARYDVMADLVGKRLYQRVRAALGASYGMHGRGLIHEGGAAHLEVQGSVENAQVVPALLAVRQTLGELSRGEWKPVELEAARRRVNQEYALAMGTSSALASAVARLRGHGWALGELENYAQHLAAITPETLQRDFQSCAEHLVVSLLGEEKVLQEAHAAWILAESTPAP; encoded by the coding sequence ATGCGTCTCGCCGTACCGTTGTGTCTGTTGTTGACCGCCTGTGCCTCGCTGCCGCCCCGGGGGCAGCTCGCCATGCGGGACGTGCAATTCCCCGTGAGGGATCTGCGCTACGCGTCGGGCCTGCGCATCCTCGTGGAGCAGGACAGCCGCAGGCCCGTGGTCGCGATCGTGACCCTGGTGGGCAGCGGCGGCGCGGGGGATCCCAAGGGCAAGGAGGGCCTGGCGCACCTGGTGGAGCACCTCACCTTCCGCGCCCATGCCGAGCAGCGGCCCAGTCGCTGGGGCCAGTTGGAGGCCGCCGGCGCGGGACGGCTCAATGCCTATACGTCGTTCGACACCACGGTCTACCACGAGGTGGCTCCCCGCGAGTCGCTCGGAGATCTGCTGCGCCTGGAGGGGGAGCGCTTGAGCCAGCCGCTCCAGGGCGTCAGCCCGGAGACCTTCGCGGTGGAGCGCGAGGTGGTGCGCAACGAATTGCGCGAGCGCAACGAGACCCGCTTCATCGGGCAGGTTTTCTCGGCCATCCAGCACGCGTCCTTCCCCGGAGAGCACCCCTACTCCCGGCCCATCGTGGGCACCCACGCGAGCCTCACGGCGCTCACCCTCGCGGATGCCCAGGCCTTCACGCGCGCCCACTACCGGCCCGAGAACACGACGATGGTGATCGTGGGGGACGTGGACCCCACCACCATCGACCAGCTCATCGCCCAGCACGTCCCCGCGCGGCTGCTCGGCGAGGGCCTCCTGGACATCACCCCCGACAAGCGGCTGCCGGACGAGCCGCCCGCCGTGCCCCTCAATCCGAGCACGGAGATCGTGGAGCTCGAGGCCGCCGTGCCCTCGCCCGAGCTGTACCTGGGCTGGACGCTGCCCCGGGGCTACGACGACGCGAGCTACATGCACGACTTCCTCGAGGGCGTCGCGCCCTCCGTGCTCTCGCGGGCGATCCGGGAGGATGGCGACATCGCGGGACTGGCCTCCTATGTCATTCCCGGACGGCACGCCTCGCTCTTCGTGGTGCGGGTGATCCTCAACAGCGGCGAGCATCCGGAGAAGTCCACGGAGCGCGTCCTCAACCAGTTGCAGAACCTGTGGGACGGGCAGATCGCGTCCCGCAACGGGCTCGACTACCGGATGTTCGTGCTCACGGGTCTGGCGCTCCAGGCCGAGGACGTCATGTCACGCGCCGTGAGCCGCGCGGAGCGGACGCACTTCTCGCTGGATGCGCGGGCCTTCTCCCGCTCGCTGGCCGCCACGGCCAAGGTGGACTCCACCCGCATCTCCCGCTTCGCCTACGACTACCTGCGGCGCGAGCGCGCCCGCGTGGTCCGGGTGCGGCCCCTCAAGGGCGCCGCCGCGACCGCGAACGCGACCGGACCCGTGGCCCCGCTGTCCGTCGACGAGGACGTGCGCGGACAGGCGCCGCTCACGCCCATGCCCTCCGTGTCCGCCTTCCGGACCGCGCGGTTGGACAATGGGTTGGAGGTGGTGATCGGGTCCACGCCCGGCCTGCCCCTGGCCACCGTGCACGTGCGGATGCATGGAGGCACCGCGACGAGCGAGCCCCTCGGTGTGGGCCTGCTGGGTGATGCCCTCGTCTCCCCCGACTCCTTCCTCCAGGGCCACGCGTCCGACTTCGGCCTGCACTCGCGCTCCACGGTGGACACCGATCACACCACCTTCGGCTTCTCGGGGGCCGCGGGCAATCTGCCCAACATGCTCGCCATGACGGCCGAGCAGCTCTCGTGGATGGAGACCGAGAATGACTATGTCGTGAGCTTCCAGGATCTCTTCCTGCCCTACCTCGAGAAGTTCGAGGCGAGCGCCGAGTCCCGGGCCACGCGTGCCTTCCGGGCCGCGCTGCATCCCCAGCACCCGTATGGCCGGACCGCGCTCGCGGCCGACCTGCGCAAGCTGGACAAGGGGGACATCGACGACTGGATCGCGCGCACCTACCGGCCCGCCAACGCGGTGGTGGTCATCGTGGGGGAGCTGGACCTGGACGCGACGGAGAAGCAGGTGCGCACGTGGCTGTCGGACTGGAAGGGCAAGGCGGGGGCGCCCCTCCAGGTGCCCCCGTCCGAGGCGGGCCCGGCGCGGCGCGTCCAGTTCGTGCGGACCCACAGCCCGGGCGCGACCCAGGCGTCCATCTTCTGGGGCTGTCCGCTGCCGTCCGCGGACCCCGCGGCCGAGGCCCGCTACGACGTGATGGCGGACCTGGTGGGCAAGCGTCTCTACCAGCGGGTGCGCGCCGCGCTGGGCGCCAGCTACGGCATGCACGGGCGCGGCCTCATCCACGAGGGCGGCGCCGCCCATCTGGAGGTCCAGGGCTCCGTGGAGAACGCCCAGGTGGTGCCCGCCCTGCTGGCCGTGCGCCAGACGTTGGGTGAGCTGTCGCGGGGCGAGTGGAAGCCCGTGGAGCTCGAGGCCGCGCGCCGCCGGGTGAACCAGGAGTACGCCCTCGCCATGGGCACCTCCTCCGCCCTGGCCTCGGCGGTGGCCCGCCTGCGGGGGCACGGCTGGGCCCTGGGCGAGCTGGAGAACTACGCCCAGCACCTGGCCGCCATCACCCCCGAGACGCTCCAGCGTGACTTCCAGTCCTGCGCCGAGCACCTCGTGGTGTCGCTGCTGGGCGAGGAGAAGGTCCTCCAGGAGGCCCACGCGGCGTGGATCCTCGCGGAGTCCACGCCAGCGCCCTGA
- a CDS encoding DUF4956 domain-containing protein encodes MESFFTDIGQDMASGVSLRDAGMMVPRLVAAVLLGTVLSLRPWRLLSGRPLPKADMVQAQILLCTAAAVITAVIGNSMAKAFGLVGLGGFVRFRSGLKDPRDAAILFLVIGLGMACGHGSLGLAGVGTLFVGLLLWVLELFEKKDKEASASEPRPRMLVSAQADDLVGAEEWLRKTLGERNVMVRACAMDFDGRRVELEVEEKEPGVLASALAGASGGPVRGLRWMEMPARKGGKEERG; translated from the coding sequence ATGGAGTCTTTCTTCACGGATATCGGTCAGGACATGGCCTCCGGCGTCTCGCTGCGAGACGCCGGCATGATGGTGCCGCGGCTGGTGGCCGCGGTGCTGCTGGGCACGGTGCTGTCGCTGCGTCCGTGGAGACTGCTCTCCGGACGCCCCCTGCCCAAGGCGGACATGGTGCAGGCGCAGATCCTCCTGTGCACCGCGGCGGCCGTCATCACCGCGGTCATCGGCAACAGCATGGCCAAGGCCTTTGGCCTCGTGGGCCTGGGCGGCTTCGTGCGCTTCCGCTCGGGACTCAAGGATCCGCGCGACGCCGCCATCCTCTTCCTCGTCATCGGCCTGGGCATGGCGTGCGGCCACGGCAGCCTGGGCCTGGCGGGCGTGGGCACCCTCTTCGTCGGCCTGCTGCTGTGGGTGCTCGAGCTGTTCGAGAAGAAGGACAAGGAGGCCTCGGCGAGCGAGCCGCGGCCGCGCATGCTCGTGTCGGCGCAGGCCGATGACCTGGTGGGCGCCGAGGAGTGGCTGCGCAAGACGCTGGGCGAGCGCAACGTGATGGTGCGCGCGTGCGCCATGGACTTCGACGGGCGGCGCGTGGAGCTGGAAGTGGAGGAGAAGGAGCCGGGTGTGCTCGCGTCGGCGCTGGCTGGCGCCTCGGGCGGACCCGTGCGCGGCTTGCGGTGGATGGAGATGCCCGCCCGCAAGGGCGGCAAGGAGGAACGCGGATGA